GCCGCCCGCGCCAAGGCCACCGTGGGCGAGATTTCGGACGCGCTGGAAAAGGTCTGGGGCCGTCACCGGGCCGAGATCAAGGCGATCTCGGGCGTGTACAAACGGGAGGTCGGCATGGCGTCGCCAGCCGTGGAGAAGGTGCGTACCCTGGTGGAGCAGTTCGAGCACGACGACGGAAGGCGCCCGCGCATTCTCGTGGCCAAGATGGGCCAGGACGGGCACGACCGCGGCCAGAAGGTGATCGCCTCGGCCTTCGCCGATCTCGGCTTCGACGTGGATATCGGGCCGCTCTTCGCCACACCCGCCGAAGCGGCCCGGCAGGCGATCGAGAACGACGTGCACATCATCGGCGTCTCGTCGCTTGCGGCAGGCCATCTGACCCTCGTACCGGAGCTGAAAGCCGAACTCGCCAAGTTCGGCCGCGAGGACATCATGATCGTGGTCGGCGGCGTGATCCCGCCGCAGGATTTCGACGCGCTTTATCAGGCCGGCGCCTCGGCGATCTTCCCGCCCGGCACCGTGATCGCCGATGCGGCCGTGAACCTGATCGGCGACCTGAACAAGCGGCTGGGTTACGGCCCGAAGCAGGCAGCGGAATAATACGTCTCAACTCGCCTTCGCTGCCGGACGAGACGTCTCCAAAGCCGCCAAGGCTTCGGAAAGGCGCCTTCTGGCCTGATCGATCTCACCGTGCTTGATCGCATCGAGATCGAGGAACAGGTCGAGCCCCGTCACGTGTTCGACGATGACCTGAGGCCTTTGCGCGAGTTCGCCCAGGAAACCTTCGACCGCATAGGGCACCACCTCGCGCTTGATGCCTTTCATGGCGATGGCTTCCAAGGGCCTCGCCCGCACCAGGTCCCGCACGAGGGCATAGGTTTCATAGCTCAGGCAGATCCCGCCCGGCTCCGCCACGGCCTGCAGGCGGGCCGCGATATTCGCTTCGGCTCCGATGATCGTGTAGGCCATCCGGTCCTCGCTGCCGAAATTGCCCACATTGCAGAAGCCTGTATTGATGCCCATGCGCACGCGCATCGGCAGGTCGATCCCCTGTTTGCGCCAGCGGGCGTTCAGCTGCTCCATGTATTGCTGCATATCGACGGCCATGCGCAGGCAGGCTCTTGCATCCTCCTTGACGCCCTTCGTTTCAGGATCGCCGAAGAAAATCAGGATCGCATCGCCGACGAACTTGTCGATGGTGGCCCCGTGCCGGAGGGCGATGGCGGACATCTCGGTAAAATACTCGTTCAGGAGCTGCGTCAGGTCCTCCGGCTGCAGCCGTTCCGCAATGGTGGTGAAGTCCTTGATGTCCGAGAAGAAGATCGTGAGTTTCTTGCGCTCGGTGGCGATCGCCACATCCTTCTGGCCGCTGAAGATACTCTTGTAGATCTGGGGGGACAGGTACTTTGCGAGCTTGGTCGAGATCCCGGCGAGGAAATCGTTCGCCTCGGTCAGTTCCTGATTCATGCCGCGGATCAGCCTTTCCTGGCGCCGCTGCAGGAAGATGCAGGCGAGCCCGGCCAAGGAGGCGAGCGAGAGATAGATCAGCGAATACTTGAACGAGAGAATATTCGCGAAAATCGGCTGTCTCACGGAAATTTCCTGGATGCCCCGGATGTCGCCGACCTTCCAGTCCGTCTTGGGGCTGTCCGGATGAGAATTGTGACAGCTCACGCAGACGGGGCCCATCACGATCGGCGCAGCCGTTCGAACGTTCTTGTCGAAGAGAGAACCGGACACTTCCACGACGGGCTGTTCGGGGTTGGCGCGCAGACGGGAAAGGGCATCCCTCTCGAAGTCATCCAGTTGATGGGGCTCCCGGCCCTTGAACGGCATATCGGAAACGAAGCGGTATTTCACCGAGCCGTCCTGAGCGCTGATGCGCTTTCCGAGTTCGATCGAGAGAGTCGCGGGGATCGGAATGGCCCCGGAAATGTCGCGATAATTGTGAGTGACCATCACCGGCTCGGGCGCTTCGAGAACACGCCCGACAACGTCGCTGCCGTAAAAGCTTCGCATGTCGTCGATGATGCGGCTGGCTTCGCTTGCCTGCATCCGCAGGACGCGCTCCGATAGGATCTGCAGGTCGAGCCAGACGGCGACGGGCAGGCCCAGAACGCCCAAGATGACTGTTGCCACCAGCAGCGTGACCATCGCACGCGGCTGATAGGAAGCCCGTTCACCCAGTCCAGCCATAGGAAGCCTCACTGTCGAACTTATGCCGTGAGGACAATCATTTGCCTTTGTCGGCGGGCGTGCAACCCCTAATTCATGAGCGCCGGCGGGCTCCCGCCCGTCAGGGATAATGTCCGCGCTTGCGGGTCACCCCGCCCGCTCGATAGCCCGCTTGATCACCTGCTGCACTTCCTTGTTCGTCAGGAAGATGTCGTGATTGATGATACCGCTGCCGAACTCGGAGGCGTCGGCCACGCGGACGCCGAGCGCCTCCAGCCGGTCGCGATCCGCCGCGCCGGCCCGGACGATGCCGCCGGCAAGCCTGCTCGAGACGGCGAGCGCCCGGTCGTTGGTGGAGCTGATGACGGTGATCTTCTTGGCGTCGGGGCCGAGACGTTCGAGACCGCGGGCGAACAGGTCGATGTCGATGTCGGGAGCCGCCAGCACCACGGCGCCGATGCGGTCCATGGCGCTCTCGCCGCCGGAAGCGCGCAGCATCCGCAGGGTCTCCAGGGTGAGCAGCGTGCCCATGCTGTGGGCGACGATGTGGATGCGCCCGCCGCTCGGGGTCTTGGCGATGGCGGTCAGCAGGTCCTCCAGGGCATCGCGGGACCACATGGCGCTTTCGCGATCGGCCACATAGCTGAAGGTGGACGCTGCGGAAGGCCAGGTGAACAGGCCCGTCACCCCGGCGAACTTGATCCCTTCGGAGAGATCGATGGTCGAGGTCGCGGCCGTCTCGAAGCTCTCGCGATAGCCGTGGATGTAGAGCAGCAGATTGTGCCCGAACGCCGCCTGGGCGAAGGTCTGGGCCGCGTTGCCGTGGTCCAGGTTCTCGACCTTGGCGATGCTCCAGCCGCTGCCGCCGATCAGAGAATCCGAGGGCGGCTTCAGGCGCGCTTCCGCGAAGACCAGATCCGGAGACCGCTCACTGCTGAACCAGGGCTTTCTCGGCGGGTCGCCCACCGGGAGCCGCGTGGTCGCGACCAGGAGCTTCGGGTCCCGTGCGAGCCCCACCTGCGACGAGACCGGGCTGGTGAGCGCCGAATCCTCTCCGATGCAGCCGGACAGGGCGAGGCTTGCGAGGCACACGAGGGCGAGGCGGGAGACGGGAAAAAGCATGAGGCCGGATTTCAAGAGACAATGAGGGCAGTGCTGTTTTGTCCCCGATCATGGCACGCACAAGGCAGAGACGCGACCAAGTCACATCCGAGCCGAAATATGGTAACCCAATGGTGAACGGGGGTGTCGCAACATCATCTTGATGCTCCGGGGGTGGCCCCATACCTTCGCCCGATGCTTGCTTTCGTCTCCCGCATTCTCCTTCTCATCGTCGGCCTGTTTCTCCTGCCCCTGGGGGCTCACGCGCTCTGGTGGGCGCTGCGCGACGATGTCGCGCCGAGCTGGCGCGCCGCCGACTGGTCGAGCGCGAAACTTCTTCCCGCCGCATCCGAAGCGCCTCAGGCCGTCGTGGCCGTCTATGCGGCCCGGGTCGGCCGCTGGCGCGGCATCTTCGCCCACCATACCTGGATCGTCGTCAAGGAGGCCGGCGCCGGCACCTATACCCGTTACGACAAGGTCGGCTGGGGCAGCCCTGTCCGCACCAACGGATGGGCACCGGATGGGCGCTGGTTCGGCAATGCGCCGCATCCGGTGGTCGTGATCGAAGGCAAGGCGGCGGAACGGCTGATCCCGCAGGTGCGGCAGGCGGTGGCGAGCTACCCTTACCAGACCTTCGGCGCCTACAACGCCTGGCCGGGGCCGAACTCGAACACCTTCGTGGCCCATGTGATGCGCTCGGTCCCCGAACTCGACGCCGCGCTGCCTCCCACCGCTCTGGGAAAGGACTGGCAGCCCTGGCGGGACATCGTCGGCCTGACTCCGAGCCGGACCGGCATCCAGGTCTCCCTCGGCGGCTATGCGGGCCTCGCCCTCGGCTGGGTCGAGGGCGTCGAGATCGACTTCATGGGCCTCGTCGCCGGAATCGACGTGCGCCGGCCCGCCATCAAGATTCCCGCCTGGGGACGAATCGGCATGGACCCGATCACTTGGTGAAAGCGCGGTCGAGATACGCTAAACCTCTCCCATGACCGGGGGATCACCGAAAACGGCAGTAACGGCGGAGATGGTCGCGAAGGGCGACCGGGCATCGCTCGCGCGCGCCATCACGCTCATGGAATCGCGCCGCCCGGACCATCGCGAGGCGGCCCGCGCCCTTCTGCAGGAGCTGATGCCCCGCACGGGCCGTGCGGTGCGCATCGGCATCACCGGGGTTCCCGGCGTCGGCAAGTCCACCACCATCGACACGCTGGGCTCCATGCTCACCGGGAAGGGCCACAAGGTCGCCGTGCTGGCGGTCGATCCCTCGTCCACCCGCACGGGCGGCGCAATCCTCGGCGACAAGACCCGAATGGCGCGCCTCGCCGCCGATCCCGACGCCTTCATCCGCCCCTCCCCGTCCTCCGGGACGCTCGGCGGCGTCGCGGCCAAGACACGGGAGACCATGCTGCTCTGCGAGGCGGCCGGCTTCGACGTGATCCTGGTCGAGACCGTTGGAGTCGGGCAGTCGGAAACGGCGGTCGCCGACCTGACCGATTTCTTCCTCGTCCTCATGCTGCCGGGCGCGGGCGACGAATTGCAGGGGATCAAGAAGGGCATCCTCGAACTCGCCGACCTGATCGCCGTCAACAAGGCGGACGATGCGGGCGCGAAGGCGAAGGCGGCCGCCGCCGAGTACAAGGCCGCCCTTCACATCCTGTCGCCCGCCTCCCCCACCTGGACGCCGCCCGTGCTCACGATCTCGGGGCTTACCGGCCAGGGGCTCGACGAGCTCTGGGCGAAGGTCCTCGATCATCGCAAGCGCCTGGAAGCCACGGGAGAACTCGCGGCCAAGCGTCGGGCGCAGGACACGAAATGGATGTGGGCCCTCGTTCACGAGCGCCTGTATGAACGCCTGCACCACGATCCGGCCCTGCGCCAGCGCGTGCCGGAGATCGAGAAGGCCATTGCGGACGGAACTCTGTCGCCCAATGCGGGAGCCGGCGAGATCGTGAAGCTGTTGAGGCTCTAGGCCCGGTGCGTGCTCTGAGCGAGAATCGAAGGCTGCCCCCTAAATCCGGATGATTGCGGGTCGAGCATGGCCGGCATTAGCTTATAATCATGAGCGCACTGAATCTGACCCAGCACTTCGATGTCCCTGCCGCGGTGGTCTACCGGGCGCTGATCGATCCCGTGGCCGTCTCGGCCTGGATGTTCCCGGACGGAATGAGCATTCATATCCACTCTTTCGAATCCAGGGTCGGAGGCCGGTTTCCGATCTCGCTCACCTATGAGGACGATATCGGGGTCGGGAAATCCTCGGCACGGACCGACACCTATCGCGGTCGTTTCGTGGATCTGGTTCCGAACGAGCGCGTCGTTCAGGCTCTGGAGTTCGAGACGGAGGATCCGTCGATGCAGGGCGAGATGAGCATCACCTTTGCCCTGACCGAAATCGGAGGCTCGACCTTGCTCGACGCTTGGCATGAGAATGTCCCTTCGGGCATCTCTCCGGCCGACAACGAAACGGGCTGGCGAATGTCCTTGGCAAGGCTCAAGCAGCTCGTCGAACAGGGCCGAACCGGCACATCCGGGGACCCGCCGGACGGAGCAAGTCCCTCATGATCAGCTCCATCGGGGGAACGGTGAAGCATAGCCATGCTTCAAGCCTGTATTTTTGCCGATCCCGCCCATAGCAGGAAGCTCCGTCCCCCTATCCGGAATTCCACCTGATCCTTCTCGGGAAATCCGCTTCATTCGGGAAAGGCCCAAGGGCCAATACCGAGAGCCGGCAACGCCGTGATCGATCGACTGCATCAATTGCCCATTTTCATGGGCGCCGTGATCGTCTGCCTCGTCTTCCTGGTGCCGACCCTGGCCGGCCTGGTGCTGCTGCAGCCCACATTCACGCGCCTGATACGCAGGGAACGCGATCCGAACACGGTCGTCACGCTGCTCCTGAACGTCTTCTCGCTCTACTACGGCGTTCTCCTGGCCCTGCTGTCCGTCGCGGTGTTCGAGAATTACGTCAAGGCGCAGGATGCGGTCGGGCGCGAGTCGTCCAAGGTCATTGCCCTCTACCGCACTTTCAATGCCTATCCCGAACCGGCTCGCACGACCCTATTGGATACTCTTCGCCAGTATGTCGACGAGGAGACAGGGCCGGGCTGGGTCGCGCAGCGGACCGATCAGGTCTCCACACGCGGGACACAGCTCGTCGACCAGTTGAGCCGCCAGCTCCTCAGCTTCCGGCCCGATCGGGATGCGGGAGAGGACCTGATCCACCAGGCGGCGCTACGGACCTTCGAAGACTTCATCGAGCAGCGCCGCCTGCGCATTCAGGCGGCTGGGACCAGCATTCCAAGAGTCATCTGGGCGGTCGTCATGGTGGGCGCCGCCCTGAATGCCATCATTCTGTGGCTGTTCGACCTGAGGCGAACGACCCACTTCATTCTGAGTAGCATTCTGATGATCTTCATCGGCCTCGTCGTCTACATGGTCGGCGTTCTCGACCGGCCATTCCATGGCCCGCATGGCCTCCAGCCCGACGACCTCATCCACACCCGCCTGCAGATGAACCCGAGGCCGTGAGCGCCTTCAGGTAATGCCACGGATCTCCGGCGAGACGCGGATCTGTCCGACTTCGATGCCGTTCCAGTTCTTGAGCACCGGTCCGGCCAGCACTTCGACCGCTTTGCGCTCGTCGGCGCTCAAGGGCAGGAAGCGCAGGACGAGCCCGGCCATCATGGCCTCGGCCGCGCGGGCATGGCCATCCTCGACCTTCAGGGCCACGCCATAGCCGAGTTCCGGGAAGGAGGCGCAATAGACACCCTCGGCCCCAACCTTCACGAAGGCGCGCTCGCCGAGAAGCTCCATGAGCTTCGTGTCGAAGCGGCCGGTCCCCGCGACCATGAAGGGATGGCGCGCCACGGCCTTGCGGATCCGGGCCGCCGCGGCCTTGCCGTCGCCCGGCAGGCCCGTCCCGGTGCCGAAACGGGCGAAGCCGAATGCCAGAGACGGAAGCGGGATCGCATAGGTCGGAATCGAGCAACCGTCGATGCCGCTCTTCTCGACCGTGTGGCAGGCGCCGGTGATCTCCTCAAGCGCCTCGCGCACGCTGCGCTGCACCGGATGATCCGCCAGCACATAGCCCTTCGGGTTCTGGCCCTGGCCGCAGGCGAGGCAGACGAATCCCGCGTGCTTGCCCGAGCAGTTATTGTGCAGGGCGCTGGGACTGGCGCCCGAGGCGGCCAGAGCGCGGTTGGCGGCCTCTCCCATGGGCCAATGCACCCCGCATTCGAGGCAGCCGGCATCCTGCCCGGCCTTGGCCAGCATGGCCTTGGCAGTCGCCGCATGCTCCGGCTCGCCCGAATGGGACGCACAGGCGAGAGCGATCTCCTCGTCGGTCAGGCCGTATTTGTCCGCAATGCCGCTTTCGACCAGCGGCATGGCCTGGAGCGCCTTCACGGCGGAGCGCGGAAAAACGCGCCGGTCCACATCCCCGATCGACAGAACCGTGCCCCCCTCGGCGTCGACCACGGAGACGCTGCCCCGATGGCGCGACTCGACAAGGTGTCCGCGGGTGACCTCGACAAGAAAAGGATTGTGCATCAATGCCCCGTTTGAAAAGCGGCGGTGTTGTGGAGGCACTCCATCCAGAAGTCAAAGGGGACATTGTTGCAATGGCGAAAAATGTCTCATTCAAATCCTTTGCGGCTGTGGGTTGCTGCGGGGCTCCCGTCACTCTAAACCCAAGGTCCGAACAAACTGGGAGCTCTCGATGCGTGTCGCGATGATCGGAGCAGGCTATGTGGGCCTGGTCTCCGGCGCCTGCTTTGCGGATTTCGGCCACGAGGTCTGCTGCGTCGACAAGGATCCGGCCAAGATCGAGGCCCTCAACCGCGGCGAGATCCCCATCTTCGAGCCGGGCCTGGCCGAACTGGTCGCCAAGAACGTGCGCGAGGAGCGCCTCACCTTCACCACCGACCTGTCGTCGGCGGTCCGGAATGCCGAGGCGGTCTTCATCGCGGTCGGCACCCCGTCCCGCCGCGGCGACGGCCATGCCGACCTCTCCTACGTCTATCAGGCCGCCCGCGACATCGCCGCCGCCATGGACGGCTACACCGTCATCGTGACCAAATCGACCGTGCCGGTGGGCACCGGCGACGAGGTCGAACGCATCATCTGCGAAGTCCGCCCCGATGCGGATTTCGCCGTGGTGTCCAACCCGGAATTCCTGCGCGAGGGCGCGGCCATCGCCGATTTCAAGCGCCCGGACCGCATCGTGGTGGGCACCGAGGACGAGCGCGCCAAGGGGGTGATGACCGATCTCTACCGCCCGCTCTATCTCAACCAGTCGCCCCTGCTCGTCATGTCCCGGCGCACGGCGGAGCTGACGAAATACGCCGCCAACGCGTTCCTGGCGACCAAGATCACCTTCATCAACGAAATCGCCGACCTGTGCGAGCAGGTGGGCGCCAACGTGCAGGACGTGGCCAGGGGCATCGGGCTCGACAACCGCATCGGGGCGAAGTTCCTGCATGCCGGTCCGGGCTATGGCGGCTCGTGCTTCCCCAAGGACACGCTGGCCCTGATCAAAACGGCGCAGGATTACGAGGCGCCGATCCGCATCGTCGAGACGGTGGCGGCGGTCAACAGCCAGCGCAAGCGCGCCATGGGGCGCAAGGTGATCGCCGCCTGCGGCGGCTCCGTGCGGGGCAAGACCGTGGCGGTGCTCGGCCTGACCTTCAAGCCGAACACCGACGACATGCGCGACGCGCCCTCCATCGACGTGATCACCGCCCTGCAGGATGCGGGCGCCCAGGTGCGGGCCTACGATCCCGAGGGCATGGCGGCCGCCAGGGCGGTCCTGCCGGACGTGCACTATGCCCGGGACGCCTATGACTGCGCCCGCGGGGCGGATGCGCTCGTGCTCGTGACCGAATGGGACACGTTCCGGGCGCTCGATCTTCCCCGCCTGAGGGCTTTGCTGGCGGCTCCGGTGGTGGTGGACCTGCGCAACGTCTATCGCCCGGAGGAGATGCGCCGCCACGGCTTCACCTATGTGAGCGTCGGCCGGGGATGACACACCTCAGGATCGGACCGGAGGTTCTCACCGGTCCGGTCCCATGCCATATGTCTCGGACTGAGACATTCCAGACGCCCCCGGAGCTTCCCATGCAGACCTTCTTCGTCGAGATCAAATGCAAGCTCGGTAAGACCTACGCCGTCGCGAACGCTCTCGCCGACCGGGAGATCGCATCCGAGATCTACTCGACGGCCGGCAATTACGACATTCTCGCCAAGTTCCACGTGGATGACGGGGTCGATATCGGCCATTTCATCGCGGAGAACGTGCAGGTCATCCCCGAAATCGCCGATACGCATACGATCATCACGTTCAAGGCCTTCTAGGCAATCCAGACCGCTTTTGAGCGGCAGCCTCGTCAATCCCTGCCCCGTCAGAGGGCGGACGCGAATTCACTGCCGCCTCCGAGACACAGATCACGGCTCACGTCATTCCTCGACGAACCCGTCCGTCAGGTGCTTCCAAGCACAGCACGGCAATTGCACACTGGATAACATCGGGATCCTTCAAGGAGGAGCGGATGTCGTCTCAGCTGGATTGGCGCAGGGTCCATGATTTCTGGTTTCCGGTCGACCTGTCGCGTTCCGGCATCGCGGCTCACTGGGAGATGATGGCCTGGTGGCTGCACGGCGGCGTTCAAGCGGAACTGCCCCCTTTCGCCCCCCTGGTTCACGCGGCCAGGAGCGGCCAGCTCGACCATTGGCGCGCCACGCCGCCGGGACGGCTGTCTCTGATCATCGTTCTGGACCAGTTCCCCCGCAGCCTGTTCGCGGGGACGCCGCAAGCCTATTCGTCGGACCAGGATGCCTTGGGGATGGCCGAGGAGGGATTCGGAAACGGGCACTACGACGACCTCACGTCCCCGTATGAAAAATTCTTCTACCTCCTGCCCCTCGTCCATGCGGAGGGGCCGGATCATGGGGTTCGGATGAAGCGCGTCGTCGCCATCGCCGAGCGCGCCCTCGACGAGGCCCCCGCGGCTCTCAAGCCGGTCTGGCTTTTCTCCCTCAATCAGGCCCGGACCCGCTTCGACATCATCTCCCGGTTCGGCCGCTTCCCGCACCGGAATCCGGTTCTCGGGCGGCCCTCCACGCCGCAGGAGCTGACCTACCTGGCCAAGGACGATTTCGTCCACACCCGCTCGCTTCCCACCTCGGCATCGTCGGCGATCAGCGCGATCGGGTGACCTCCGGCAGGGCCGCCCTTACTGGACGAGAGCGGCCGCCTCGGATGTCCGCTCCTCGCTCTGACGGGAGATCTCGGCGAGATAAGGTCCGATGCCCTCGTAGCGGTCGAGGCGGCGGACGATCTTCGAATCGATCTTGTTGTAGAGTTCGGCGACGCTCACCGGACGGCGCTTGCGGCCCTTGCCTTCCATGAACAGCCCGGCATTGGCCTTCGCGGCCTTCGGGAAGAGCTTGGAGGCCTTCATGTTCGGGTCCTGGTCGAGGACCTCGAGGAACCGGACGGCGCTGGAGGCCCCCAGGAAGTGAGCGAGATAGAGTTCCGCCTCGGCCAGCTCCCGCTCGCCCTGGGCCTGGAGGGCGCGCTCCACGTCCTTGAT
This region of Microvirga mediterraneensis genomic DNA includes:
- a CDS encoding DUF3750 domain-containing protein, translated to MLAFVSRILLLIVGLFLLPLGAHALWWALRDDVAPSWRAADWSSAKLLPAASEAPQAVVAVYAARVGRWRGIFAHHTWIVVKEAGAGTYTRYDKVGWGSPVRTNGWAPDGRWFGNAPHPVVVIEGKAAERLIPQVRQAVASYPYQTFGAYNAWPGPNSNTFVAHVMRSVPELDAALPPTALGKDWQPWRDIVGLTPSRTGIQVSLGGYAGLALGWVEGVEIDFMGLVAGIDVRRPAIKIPAWGRIGMDPITW
- a CDS encoding SRPBCC domain-containing protein, with translation MSALNLTQHFDVPAAVVYRALIDPVAVSAWMFPDGMSIHIHSFESRVGGRFPISLTYEDDIGVGKSSARTDTYRGRFVDLVPNERVVQALEFETEDPSMQGEMSITFALTEIGGSTLLDAWHENVPSGISPADNETGWRMSLARLKQLVEQGRTGTSGDPPDGASPS
- a CDS encoding UDP-glucose dehydrogenase family protein — its product is MRVAMIGAGYVGLVSGACFADFGHEVCCVDKDPAKIEALNRGEIPIFEPGLAELVAKNVREERLTFTTDLSSAVRNAEAVFIAVGTPSRRGDGHADLSYVYQAARDIAAAMDGYTVIVTKSTVPVGTGDEVERIICEVRPDADFAVVSNPEFLREGAAIADFKRPDRIVVGTEDERAKGVMTDLYRPLYLNQSPLLVMSRRTAELTKYAANAFLATKITFINEIADLCEQVGANVQDVARGIGLDNRIGAKFLHAGPGYGGSCFPKDTLALIKTAQDYEAPIRIVETVAAVNSQRKRAMGRKVIAACGGSVRGKTVAVLGLTFKPNTDDMRDAPSIDVITALQDAGAQVRAYDPEGMAAARAVLPDVHYARDAYDCARGADALVLVTEWDTFRALDLPRLRALLAAPVVVDLRNVYRPEEMRRHGFTYVSVGRG
- a CDS encoding Lrp/AsnC ligand binding domain-containing protein, with protein sequence MQTFFVEIKCKLGKTYAVANALADREIASEIYSTAGNYDILAKFHVDDGVDIGHFIAENVQVIPEIADTHTIITFKAF
- a CDS encoding adenylate/guanylate cyclase domain-containing protein, with translation MAGLGERASYQPRAMVTLLVATVILGVLGLPVAVWLDLQILSERVLRMQASEASRIIDDMRSFYGSDVVGRVLEAPEPVMVTHNYRDISGAIPIPATLSIELGKRISAQDGSVKYRFVSDMPFKGREPHQLDDFERDALSRLRANPEQPVVEVSGSLFDKNVRTAAPIVMGPVCVSCHNSHPDSPKTDWKVGDIRGIQEISVRQPIFANILSFKYSLIYLSLASLAGLACIFLQRRQERLIRGMNQELTEANDFLAGISTKLAKYLSPQIYKSIFSGQKDVAIATERKKLTIFFSDIKDFTTIAERLQPEDLTQLLNEYFTEMSAIALRHGATIDKFVGDAILIFFGDPETKGVKEDARACLRMAVDMQQYMEQLNARWRKQGIDLPMRVRMGINTGFCNVGNFGSEDRMAYTIIGAEANIAARLQAVAEPGGICLSYETYALVRDLVRARPLEAIAMKGIKREVVPYAVEGFLGELAQRPQVIVEHVTGLDLFLDLDAIKHGEIDQARRRLSEALAALETSRPAAKAS
- a CDS encoding DUF924 family protein, translated to MSSQLDWRRVHDFWFPVDLSRSGIAAHWEMMAWWLHGGVQAELPPFAPLVHAARSGQLDHWRATPPGRLSLIIVLDQFPRSLFAGTPQAYSSDQDALGMAEEGFGNGHYDDLTSPYEKFFYLLPLVHAEGPDHGVRMKRVVAIAERALDEAPAALKPVWLFSLNQARTRFDIISRFGRFPHRNPVLGRPSTPQELTYLAKDDFVHTRSLPTSASSAISAIG
- a CDS encoding alpha/beta hydrolase gives rise to the protein MLFPVSRLALVCLASLALSGCIGEDSALTSPVSSQVGLARDPKLLVATTRLPVGDPPRKPWFSSERSPDLVFAEARLKPPSDSLIGGSGWSIAKVENLDHGNAAQTFAQAAFGHNLLLYIHGYRESFETAATSTIDLSEGIKFAGVTGLFTWPSAASTFSYVADRESAMWSRDALEDLLTAIAKTPSGGRIHIVAHSMGTLLTLETLRMLRASGGESAMDRIGAVVLAAPDIDIDLFARGLERLGPDAKKITVISSTNDRALAVSSRLAGGIVRAGAADRDRLEALGVRVADASEFGSGIINHDIFLTNKEVQQVIKRAIERAG
- a CDS encoding DUF4239 domain-containing protein gives rise to the protein MIDRLHQLPIFMGAVIVCLVFLVPTLAGLVLLQPTFTRLIRRERDPNTVVTLLLNVFSLYYGVLLALLSVAVFENYVKAQDAVGRESSKVIALYRTFNAYPEPARTTLLDTLRQYVDEETGPGWVAQRTDQVSTRGTQLVDQLSRQLLSFRPDRDAGEDLIHQAALRTFEDFIEQRRLRIQAAGTSIPRVIWAVVMVGAALNAIILWLFDLRRTTHFILSSILMIFIGLVVYMVGVLDRPFHGPHGLQPDDLIHTRLQMNPRP
- the meaB gene encoding methylmalonyl Co-A mutase-associated GTPase MeaB, translating into MTGGSPKTAVTAEMVAKGDRASLARAITLMESRRPDHREAARALLQELMPRTGRAVRIGITGVPGVGKSTTIDTLGSMLTGKGHKVAVLAVDPSSTRTGGAILGDKTRMARLAADPDAFIRPSPSSGTLGGVAAKTRETMLLCEAAGFDVILVETVGVGQSETAVADLTDFFLVLMLPGAGDELQGIKKGILELADLIAVNKADDAGAKAKAAAAEYKAALHILSPASPTWTPPVLTISGLTGQGLDELWAKVLDHRKRLEATGELAAKRRAQDTKWMWALVHERLYERLHHDPALRQRVPEIEKAIADGTLSPNAGAGEIVKLLRL
- a CDS encoding asparaginase gives rise to the protein MHNPFLVEVTRGHLVESRHRGSVSVVDAEGGTVLSIGDVDRRVFPRSAVKALQAMPLVESGIADKYGLTDEEIALACASHSGEPEHAATAKAMLAKAGQDAGCLECGVHWPMGEAANRALAASGASPSALHNNCSGKHAGFVCLACGQGQNPKGYVLADHPVQRSVREALEEITGACHTVEKSGIDGCSIPTYAIPLPSLAFGFARFGTGTGLPGDGKAAAARIRKAVARHPFMVAGTGRFDTKLMELLGERAFVKVGAEGVYCASFPELGYGVALKVEDGHARAAEAMMAGLVLRFLPLSADERKAVEVLAGPVLKNWNGIEVGQIRVSPEIRGIT